A window of Tursiops truncatus isolate mTurTru1 chromosome 8, mTurTru1.mat.Y, whole genome shotgun sequence contains these coding sequences:
- the CEP295 gene encoding centrosomal protein of 295 kDa isoform X11, with amino-acid sequence MKMKRKVVNAAGKLRLSPNEEAFILKEDYERRRKLRLLQVREQERDIALQIREDIKQRRNQQLTRLAEELRTEWEESQTQKIKNLEKLYLASLRNMGEGHQQAKENEPDLNALAHRAAERKKKAEMRHKEALKVQKNQKEMLMKQKTWHIKARKEALLAEKERSAKITSLPPPPPTLFENIEVKKTSNVKTNSSTYHHLYTFVNREVDTKQPDPHLAAKEEAKRLEELQKQAAEERMEQCEKAHARGFQAMKKIHLAQNQEKLMKELKQLQQEDLARRRQMVARMPPQLVELPYKRSEMKDDWQRELEFAFEDMYNADRKVKGNLILHLEPEPLPTVTDQIQDEELDLSMEQEISGETENIPVTEAETIHSSEADVPLAMKTHQIPSKILFKKLLNKIRNQKSLWTIKSMSEDESEMITTVSETESKALTVESGAAVSEDRPLSSGQKQDVESDTLTVDSGPLTSEDKPLSFNTDSEKEQEMKETQPITAVAQSSVLLHPQEEAARIRMAARQKQIMEIEEQKQKQLELLEQIEQQKLTLETDCFRAQLEEEKRKKTQQTGVGTAPASCTISSDEDNHRQMIYNYQQQLLQQNRLHKQSVETARKRLLDYQTMLKGKYLSMSAAPLIPGSVTSVPPQKSERSAVTSEHEDQGQRPKLSPNKQPMQPVQISKLEQDFQVPRQHRFPQRQVETTKTLVTSDVLAEQALESQEQPKQLSQTETQQRDYKLVPKDSHTLSRALSHDKPLIVQDARERAETSGATTFQTLDSQQMFSENNESISSKLIEPSSFLPLVAEHSFSSLPTEVESGKIQECFSTGSKSVVSVSHSVVGQMQDKSLPFSENIIAQQSNLKALQKQLDLQKEVLRLRQEAQEQLLLCKQKELEGQTGLSVFLPLVPLDSFASLPSAKAESGRIQESSPTKKETTVSSGHPGVPQLQDRLNFKFLQEQLNIQRDRFQARREAQEVLCVHKQSELDGRVWAEQTEPPSVPSQGAQHAFTSLPSAGTQSGKIQDQYSSKSEKEILSIQSEIPKFQDGSSSFLQQFHPLHDSLKLLQEQLTAQRDALQARHEAQAELLLHRQRDLEDSKSVQMSSSFLPVVTQHSVASQAASKTEPRRIQNFYFSEKGSVTPSSHLVMPAFQDEPLSFPQHSLPQQENLTTLEGQSHIQRVILGAKQETQEFVHKQSELETKIPSEQTGTSLSLSQGAESEKFQDYMSFRSDSTVPLSHWKIPRFQERLLGFSRHIQPLQDNLEGHQEWLDTEEEALQFSQKTQGNVSSEQTGPSFTPQLEQLSFPSLPSAESLTTREPLSAESESRIPSSHFQIPELQDRLLKISQLIQPQQDNLKALQEQLATQREAIIQSRQEAQQELLLHKQSEWKGRISPEQVGTSSFLPLVVQRPFAPLPLSEAGRIQEPCSTKGDNIVSPRHSEIPRLPDRLLGLPQPVLPQQDYPITFQQEHVYTQTGPLPCSEKTQKELVLPRQYKFEEKSSEHFIQPLHGDLKALQEQLDIQRKATHSRQEVREELLLQRLSKLEKRVSPEQTSTSSSLSHIALPVADSERIQKSLPTRSDNTVSSSHPEIPGSQDRLLSLSQAFLPQQDHVSAQLGLQREVLRFNEKAQEELLLNKQAELIAGDSSEQPVPSMFLPKEREHSFIPLPFAEVKSKNVCELYSAKNEHAAPSSASMSPRLQDRFLSFSQPLLAQQDNLGLQKQMELQKEILHYGQKAQEELLVQRQTALQQHIQKHQETLKDFFKDSQTSKPTVENDFETKKLRECLVHLQDLAKDNQENIGTAGRRNCDDNQLLSEDSNAQQSGEHQDKELGGKSSKPPVAKVKGGLDLNQHELSAIQEVESPASGRTSILGKPDFYQDRDPLRVSVSREQSFLGSPLDCDPFGHLHPVAQESICGDDSDKAVKVSEAVVESHAVLSYAAEEEDHTYLGPNVKPDDKAETQEIYHEPLSSITVSTGSFLSYENTDLSLTESFSEVVDQREQESPTSKEEETNVLSSVVPSTQVIYQRQDPQDSLKPLLPALETFTSGQTHIQQMIDKYINEAILMTEKTDLRVDFDFPELEHSFPNLHRQLFKPLEPHPDFDSSSFSGISQDSKDFYQH; translated from the exons CCAGATCCTCATTTGGCTGCTAAAGAAGAGGCTAAAAGATTGGAAGAACTACAGAAACAAGCGGCAGAAGAGAGAATGGAGCAGTGTGAGAAGGCACATGCACGGGGTTTCCAGGCAATGAAAAAGATCCATTTGGCCCAA AATCAGGAGAAACTAATGAAAGAACTCAAACAGCTACAACAAGAGGACCTGGCACGCAGGAGACAGATGGTAGCACGGATGCCACCACAACTAGTTGAACTTCCATACAAACGCAGTGAAATGAAAGATGATTGGCAGAGAGAGCTAGAATTTGCCTTTGAAGACATGTACAATGCAGACAGGA AGGTGAAAGGAAACCTGATTTTGCACCTTGAACCAGAGCCTCTGCCCACTGTGACTGATCAGATCCAAGATGAAGAACTGGACCTTTCAATGGAACAAGAAATTTCAGGGGAGACTGAAAACATTCCAGTGACAGAAGCTGAAACAATACATTCTAGTGAAGCAGACG ttcccttggcaatgaagacccaccaGATTCcttcaaaaattctttttaaaaaattattaaataagatcCGAAACCAAAAGTCTCTCTGGACAATTAAATCCATGTCTGAGGATGAAAGCGAAATGATTACAACTGTTAGTGAAACTGAAAGTAAAGCCCTGACAGTTGAATCAGGAGCAGCTGTGAGTGAAGACAGACCATTATCCTCTGGGCAGAAACAAG ATGTTGAAAGTGACACGCTAACAGTTGACTCTGGACCACTTACTAGTGAAGATAAACCACTTTCATTCAATACAGACTCTGAAAAGGAACAAG aaatgaaagagactcAGCCTATCACAGCAGTAGCTCAGAGTTCAGTTCTACTTCATCCTCAGGAAGAAGCAGCCAGAATTAGAATGGCAGCAAGGCAGAAACAg ataatggaaatagaagaacaaaagcaaaaacagttgGAATTACTTGAACAAattgaacaacagaaattaacattaGAAACTGATTGCTTCAGAGCTcagctggaagaagaaaaaagaaaaaaaactcaacagACTGGG gTTGGCACTGCGCCAGCATCATGCACCATAAGTTCTGATGAAGATAATCACAGGCAGATGATTTATAACTATCAACAACAGCTATTACAGCAAAACAG GCTTCACAAACAGTCTGTTGAAACAGCCAGGAAACGATTACTCGACTATCAGACTATGTTAAAAGGAAAGTACCTATCCATGTCAGCTGCACCATTGATACCTGGTTCTGTTACATCAGTACCACCACAGAAATCTGAAAGATCCGCTGTTACATCAGAACATGAGGATCAAGGTCAGAGACCCAAGTTGAGTCCTAACAAACAACCTATGCAACCCGTACAGATCTCCAAATTAGAGCAAGATTTTCAGGTTCCAAGACAACATCGCTTTCCACAAAGACAGGTAGAAACAACCAAAACATTAGTTACTTCAGATGTTTTAGCCGAGCAAGCTTTGGAATCACAGGAACAGCCAAAGCAACTCTCACAGACTGAAACACAACAGAGAGACTATAAATTGGTCCCTAAAGACTCTCATACACTTTCAAGGGCTTTGTCACATGATAAGCCACTGATAGTACAGGATGCCAGAGAAAGAGCTGAAACATCTGGGGCAACAACTTTTCAAACTTTAGACTCCCAGCAAATGTTCTCAGAGAACAATGAAAGTATATCGTCTAAGTTAATTGAACCTTCTTCATTCCTACCATTGGTAGCTGAGCATTCTTTTAGTTCTCTGCCTACTGAAGTTGAGTCTGGAAAAATCCAGGAATGCTTTTCAACTGGGAGCAAAAGTGTAGTTTCTGTAAGCCATTCTGTAGTTGGCCAAATGCAGGATAAGTCTTTGCCATTCTCAGAGAATATCATAGCCCAGCAAAGTAATTTGAAGGCTCTCCAAAAACAGTTAGACCTACAGAAAGAAGTTCTTCGGTTAAGACAGGAAGCTCAGGAACAATTGCTTTTGTGCAAACAGAAAGAATTGGAAGGGCAAACTGGCCTTTCTGTATTCCTTCCATTGGTACCTCTGGATTCGTTTGCTTCACTGCCTTCTGCCAAAGCTGAGTCAGGGAGAATCCAGGAATCTTCTCCAACCAAGAAAGAGACTACAGTTTCCTCAGGCCATCCTGGGGTCCCACAACTTCAGGATaggcttaattttaaatttctccaagAACAGTTAAATATTCAGAGGGACCGCTTTCAGGCTAGACGGGAAGCCCAGGAAGTATTATGTGTACATAAACAGAGTGAATTGGATGGAAGAGTATGGGCTGAACAGACTGAGCCCCCTTCTGTCCCATCTCAAGGAGCTCAGCATGCATTTACTTCACTACCTTCTGCTGGTACTCAATCTGGAAAAATCCAGGACCAGTATTCATCTAAGAGTGAGAAGGAAATTCTCTCAATCCAATCTGAAATCCCCAAATTTCAGGATGGGTCTTCAAGTTTCCTACAGCAGTTCCACCCTTTGCATGATAGTTTGAAGTTGCTCCAAGAACAGCTGACTGCACAGAGGGATGCTCTTCAGGCCAGGCATGAAGCCCAGGCAGAATTACTTTTACATAGACAAAGGGATTTGGAAGACTCTAAGTCTGTGCAGATGAGTTCTTCATTCCTGCCAGTGGTCACTCAACATTCAGTTGCTTCACAAGCTGCTTCTAAAACTGAGCCTAGAAGAATTCAgaacttttatttctctgagaaGGGGAGTGTTACTCCCTCAAGTCATTTGGTAATGCCAGCATTTCAGGATGAGCCTCTTAGTTTTCCACAGCATAGCCTGCCACAGCAGGAAAATCTAACAACACTCGAAGGTCAGTCGCACATTCAGAGGGTAATACTTGGTGCTAAACAAGAAACTCAGGAATTTGTACACAAACAAagtgaattagaaacaaaaattccTTCTGAACAGACTGGCACCTCTTTATCTCTGTCTCAGGGAGCTGAATCTGAAAAATTCCAGGACTATATGTCATTCAGGAGTGACAGTACAGTTCCCTTAAGCCATTGGAAGATCCCAAGATTTCAAGAAAGACTTCTGGGGTTTTCTCGACATATACAACCTCTACAAGATAATTTGGAAGGACACCAAGAATGGttagacacagaagaggaggccCTTCAGTTTAGCCAGAAGACCCAAGGGAATGTATCTTCTGAACAAACTGGCCCCTCCTTCACACCCCAGTTAGAAcagctttcctttccttcattgCCTTCTGCTGAATCTCTTACAACTCGGGAACCTCTTTCAGCAGAGAGTGAGAGTAGAATTCCTTCAAGCCATTTTCAGATCCCAGAATTGCAGGATAGACTTTTGAAGATATCACAGCTTATCCAGCCTCAACAAGATAATTTGAAGGCACTTCAAGAACAGTTAGCTACGCAGAGGGAAGCCATCATTCAGTCTAGACAGGAAGCTCAGCAAGAATTACTTCTGCATAAACAGAGTGAGTGGAAGGGAAGAATATCTCCCGAGCAGGTTGGCAcctcttccttcctgcccctaGTTGTACAGCGGCCTTTTGCTCCATTACCTCTTAGTGAAGCTGGTAGAATCCAAGAACCTTGTTCAACTAAGGGTGATAATATAGTCTCCCCTCGTCATTCTGAGATACCAAGGTTGCCTGATAGGCTTTTGGGTTTACCACAGCCTGTTTTACCTCAACAAGATTATCCGATTACATTTCAACAGGAACACGTGTATACACAGACAGGTCCCCTTCCATGTAGCGAGAAAACCCAGAAAGAGTTGGTTTTGCCCAGACAATATAAATTTGAGGAAAAGTCATCTGAGCATTTTATCCAACCTCTCCATGGTGATTTGAAGGCACTTCAAGAGCAGTTAGACATACAGAGGAAAGCCACTCATTCTAGACAGGAAGTCCGAGAAGAATTGCTTTTGCAAAGACTAAGTAAATTGGAGAAAAGGGTCTCACCTGAGCAGACCAGCACCTCTTCATCCTTATCCCACATAGCACTGCCTGTTGCTGACTCTGAAAGAATCCAAAAATCTCTTCCAACCAGAAGTGACAATACTGTTTCCTCAAGTCATCCTGAGATTCCAGGGTCTCAGGATAGGCTTTTGAGTTTATCCCAGGCTTTTCTGCCTCAGCAAGATCATGTGTCAGCACAGTTGGGCTTACAGAGAGAAGTGCTGCGTTTTAATGAAAAAGCTCAGGAAGAACTGCTTTTAAACAAGCAAGCAGAGCTGATTGCAGGTGACTCTTCTGAGCAGCCTGTTCCTTCTATGTTTCTACCCAAGGAAAGAgagcattcatttattccactaCCTTTTGCTGAAGTAAAATCTAAAAACGTTTGTGAATTGTATTCAGCCAAGAATGAACATGCAGCTCCTTCAAGTGCTTCTATGAGCCCAAGACTTCAAGATAGATTTTTGAGTTTTTCACAACCTCTCTTAGCTCAGCAAGATAATTTGGGACTTCAGAAGCAGATGGAGCTACAAAAAGAAATTCTGCATTATGGCCAAAAAGCCCAAGAAGAATTGCTTGTACAGAGACAAACAGCATTGCAGCAGCACATTCAGAAACATCAGGAGACCTTGAAGGATTTCTTTAAAGACAGTCAG ACAAGTAAGCCCACAgttgaaaatgattttgaaactAAGAAGCTCAGAGAATGCCTTGTTCATCTCCAAGATCTAGCCAAAGACAATCAGGAAAACATTGGTACTGCAGGCAGGAGAAACTGTGATGATAATCAGCTCCTTTCAGAAGATAGTAATGCCCAGCAAAGTG GGGAGCATCAGGACAAAGAACTGGGTGGGAAATCCTCAAAACCACCTGTAGCAAAAGTTAAAGGTGGATTGGACTTGAACCAACATGAACTTAGTGCCATACAAGAGGTAGAATCACCAGCAAGTGGCAGAACTTCTATACTAG gtAAACCAGACTTTTACCAAGACAGAGACCCACTTAGGGTCTCAGTAAGCCGAGAACAGAGTTTTCTTGGGAGCCCCCTGGACTGTGATCCATTTGGTCATCTTCACCCAGTTGCCCAGGAGAGCATCTGTGGTGATGACTCTGATAAAGCAG TCAAGGTCAGTGAGGCTGTGGTTGAGAGTCATGCAGTATTAAGTTACGCTGCGGAGGAAGAAGACCATACGTACCTGGGTCCAAATGTGAAGCCAGATGATAAG GCTGAAACACAAGAAATTTATCATGAGCCATTATCTTCAATAACTGTTTCTACTGGGAGCTTTTTAAGTTATGAAAACACAGATTTGAGCCTTACAG AGTCGTTTTCAGAGGTTGTGGACCAGAGGGAACAAGAATCTCCCACCagtaaagaagaggaaacaaatgTTTTAAGTTCTGTAGTTCCTTCAACACAAGTTATTTATCAAAGACAGGACCCTCAGGACTCCCTTAAACCTCTTTTACCTGCATTGGAAACATTTACATCTGGTCAGACACACATTCAGCAGATGATAGACAAGTACATAAATGAAGCAATTTTGATGACTGAAAAAACAGACTTGCGGG TTGACTTTGACTTTCCAGAACTGGAGCACAGTTTTCCAAATTTGCATCGTCAGCTGTTTAAACCCTTAGAACCACATCCAGATTTTGATTCATCATCTTTCTCTGGGATTTCTCAAGACAGCAAAGACTTTTACCAG CACTGA